The Anaerobacillus alkaliphilus genome contains a region encoding:
- a CDS encoding pentapeptide repeat-containing protein — protein sequence MTKNFKLEQPKIPLDIQPVNFQDIYYDEDLFITNSIINSTAIDSVEIEKLVINKVIFKNVRFINVSLKRIDLTDVIFENCDLSNTDFSEGIIHRVSFKECKLIGVNLSEANLGNVTFENCNVNMSDFVDARLKQVVFDHSSLQSANYCECQFSKVKFLQCDLNGINFTQTSLKGIDISTCTFESINVNIGALEGCVVSSEQAIGFATLLGLKIKG from the coding sequence AAGATATATATTACGATGAAGATCTATTTATAACAAATAGTATAATTAATAGTACTGCGATTGATAGTGTTGAGATTGAGAAATTAGTTATAAACAAAGTTATTTTTAAGAATGTGAGATTTATAAACGTTTCTCTTAAAAGAATTGATTTAACAGATGTAATCTTTGAAAACTGTGATTTATCAAATACTGACTTTAGCGAAGGTATTATACATAGAGTTAGTTTTAAAGAATGCAAATTAATCGGAGTAAATCTCTCAGAGGCTAATTTAGGGAACGTTACTTTTGAGAACTGCAATGTAAATATGAGCGACTTTGTCGATGCTCGCTTAAAGCAAGTGGTTTTTGATCATTCATCATTGCAAAGTGCTAATTATTGTGAGTGTCAATTTAGTAAGGTTAAGTTTCTCCAATGCGATCTTAATGGGATTAACTTTACTCAAACTTCCCTTAAAGGCATAGATATTAGTACTTGTACATTTGAGAGCATTAATGTAAATATAGGAGCGTTAGAAGGTTGCGTAGTTTCTTCTGAACAGGCAATCGGTTTTGCAACATTGTTAGGGTTGAAAATAAAGGGTTAG
- a CDS encoding ECF transporter S component, translating to MKLTTKELVLVSVCIALTVIGSMIKIPSPFGTVALDSAPAFLAAFLFGPVFGAIVAFFGHMLTALNVGMPLTVLIHLLIATQMAIVCSIAGLIYKKGYFVLALISGFLLNGVVAPATFIIIPQFGMPFFTAMIVPLLLGVGINLAVAAIIVRTLRGRVRL from the coding sequence TTGAAACTAACAACGAAAGAACTAGTATTAGTAAGCGTGTGTATTGCTCTAACTGTTATAGGCAGTATGATAAAAATTCCTAGTCCATTTGGAACGGTAGCGTTAGACTCTGCTCCTGCATTTTTGGCAGCATTTTTATTTGGTCCTGTATTTGGAGCAATTGTCGCTTTCTTTGGTCATATGCTTACAGCATTAAATGTTGGAATGCCATTAACAGTCTTGATACACTTGTTGATTGCAACACAGATGGCTATAGTATGTAGTATTGCTGGTCTAATCTATAAAAAAGGCTATTTCGTGTTAGCGCTTATTAGTGGCTTCTTATTAAATGGTGTTGTGGCACCGGCGACTTTTATCATCATCCCTCAGTTCGGTATGCCGTTTTTTACAGCAATGATTGTGCCGTTACTACTAGGCGTAGGAATAAATCTAGCTGTTGCAGCAATAATAGTAAGGACATTGAGAGGAAGAGTAAGGCTATGA
- a CDS encoding AIR synthase related protein produces MNISRYRDLTILDNDSCKLVIACDSSGAIGPKELDVIKVDGYTVGRFLTRVVLMELLSVGATPLTIIDTLAIEMDPTGQEVINGIKDEAAMVGLVSPEFLNGSTEENIPVKQTGVGITAIGQVDHFFAESLEGDYVVVVGIPKVGDEVSIEDKEICNLPSIREIRKMSGVQEIVPVGSKGIGFELDELLKRNKLILGKFQTEIDLHKSAGPTTCVVLTCREECLEKIKNKITQPLTILGQLKKVEKI; encoded by the coding sequence ATGAATATTAGTAGATATAGAGACCTAACAATTTTAGATAACGATTCTTGTAAGCTTGTGATCGCTTGTGACTCGTCTGGTGCAATTGGACCTAAAGAATTAGATGTGATAAAGGTTGATGGCTATACCGTGGGCCGGTTTTTGACAAGAGTTGTTCTGATGGAGTTACTCTCTGTAGGAGCTACACCTCTAACAATAATTGATACCTTGGCTATTGAGATGGATCCTACTGGGCAGGAAGTTATTAATGGAATAAAAGATGAAGCGGCAATGGTAGGGTTAGTTAGTCCAGAATTTCTCAATGGCAGTACGGAAGAAAATATTCCTGTTAAACAGACGGGGGTTGGTATTACTGCGATTGGCCAAGTAGATCATTTTTTTGCTGAAAGTCTCGAGGGTGATTATGTAGTAGTTGTTGGGATCCCAAAGGTAGGGGATGAAGTAAGTATTGAGGATAAAGAAATCTGTAATTTGCCTTCAATTAGAGAAATACGGAAAATGTCAGGTGTACAAGAGATCGTACCTGTAGGTTCTAAGGGGATAGGGTTTGAACTTGATGAACTTCTTAAACGCAATAAACTCATCTTAGGAAAGTTTCAAACCGAGATAGATTTACATAAATCAGCCGGACCGACCACATGTGTAGTTCTTACTTGTCGAGAAGAATGCCTTGAAAAAATAAAAAACAAAATCACTCAACCTTTAACGATATTGGGCCAATTGAAAAAGGTCGAAAAGATATAA